The following proteins are encoded in a genomic region of Pseudomonas sp. Os17:
- a CDS encoding MotA/TolQ/ExbB proton channel family protein, which produces MTLLASPLESIESAVIWLLVVFSVATWGLALVKGVQFARLKSQDRKFHNQFWAASSLDSAAPLSETQPGAAARVAQAGYAAIQVGDAPHAADLSQAINHQDRLERALRQQIVRERRSLETGLAVVASIGSTSPFIGLFGTVWGIMEALKGISAAGSASLETVAGPIGAALVATGVGIAVAVPAVLVYNYFLRRLKLTAADLDDFAHDFYSLAQKNSFRVLIHPSVHKAAAQGSQQKVKEAS; this is translated from the coding sequence ATGACGTTACTGGCATCTCCACTGGAATCCATCGAAAGCGCGGTGATCTGGCTGTTGGTGGTCTTCTCCGTCGCCACCTGGGGCCTGGCCCTGGTCAAGGGCGTGCAGTTCGCCCGCCTCAAGTCCCAGGATCGCAAGTTTCACAATCAGTTCTGGGCCGCCTCCAGCCTCGATTCCGCCGCCCCCCTGAGTGAAACCCAGCCCGGCGCGGCGGCCCGGGTGGCCCAGGCCGGCTATGCGGCGATCCAGGTCGGTGACGCGCCCCATGCGGCGGACCTGAGCCAGGCGATCAACCACCAGGACCGTCTCGAACGCGCCCTGCGCCAGCAGATCGTGCGTGAGCGCCGCTCCCTGGAAACCGGCCTGGCGGTGGTCGCCAGTATCGGCAGCACCTCGCCCTTTATCGGTCTGTTCGGCACCGTGTGGGGGATCATGGAAGCCCTGAAAGGCATCAGCGCTGCGGGCTCTGCCAGCCTGGAAACCGTGGCCGGGCCGATCGGCGCGGCGCTGGTGGCCACCGGTGTGGGGATCGCCGTCGCGGTGCCCGCGGTGCTGGTCTACAACTACTTCCTGCGGCGCCTGAAGCTCACGGCTGCGGACCTGGACGACTTTGCCCACGACTTCTACAGCCTGGCGCAGAAGAACTCGTTCCGTGTGCTGATCCACCCGAGCGTGCACAAGGCTGCGGCCCAGGGCAGCCAGCAGAAAGTCAAGGAGGCGTCCTGA